In the Gracilimonas sp. genome, AGAAGAATAAACCCGATTAAATATAGCCAGTCCATTTTGCTGCTTTGTTTTATAAGAATTTGTAGTCCTGATTTCCGATTAGCAAACTAAATTTTTGAGATAATAGTTTACTCTTTCATACAATACACATATTTTACACATATAATATATGTAAGCAAAGAGGTACGCATGGAGGGACTTAAAATTTATCAGGGAGGATCGTCCAAAAAGCAGCGAAATGAGGTGAGGCTTTCTCAAAAAGCGGAAACCGGTTTCGTTTCTCCAGCCGCGGATCATCTCCAAAAACCGCTGGATCTGGAAGAGCTGATTGTACATCGGCCCGCCGCTACATTTTATGTGCGCGCTGAAGGAAATGCGATGCAGGCATCCGGGGTACAGGATGGGGACATTCTTGTAGTAGACCGCTCTGTACACCCTTCAGATAATAATATTGTGATAGCCGCGATCGAAGATGAGCCCGTGATTAGGAGGCTGGTTAAGAGAGGGTCGCGGCTATTTTTGATTTCAGATGATTCCCGTTTTGAACCCATTACCATTCATCCCGATACTAACTGGATGATCTGGGGTGTGGTTACCTATGTTATTCACCGGTATGAAATATGATTCTTAATCTGGAAAATTTTAATAATCGCAGTTCCATTGCATATGCAATGATTGACTGTAACAACTTCTATGCTTCTTGCGAGCGTGTGTTTAATCCGGCACTGGAGGGAAAACCTATTGTAATCCTGTCTAACAATGATGGGTGCGTCATTGCTCGTTCAGAAGAAGCTAAGGCTCTGGATATTCCTATGGGCGCACCGGAATTTAAGTATCGGAAAATGTTCAGGGAGAATAAGGTTGTGATTCGGTCTTCCAATTACCCGCTATATGGAGATATGTCGAATCGGGTAATGGAGACACTGCGACATCTAACTCACGACATTGAGGTGTATAGTATTGATGAAGCTTTCGCTGAAGTTTCTACCAACACCTATTCCAATTTGGAAGAATATGGGCGATACATTAAAGAGATCATTTATCAGTGGACAGGGCTTCCGGTTTCTGTAGGAATAGCACCAAGTAAAACATTAGCTAAAATTGCCAATGAAACTGCTAAAAGGAACATTAACTGCAATGGTGTTCTAAGCTTATGCAATAACCCTGGGGTAGATCACATTCTGAAAAACATGCCTTTGCAGAAAGTATGGGGAATTGGTCACGGGCTTACCGTTCGGCTCAACCATTTTGAAATAAAGACAGCTTATGACCTGAAGCAAAAAGTTGATCATAAACGATGGGTTCGTAAACACCTGAATGTAACTGGCCTGCGAACTGTATTGGAACTGAACGGACTCCCCTGTATGAAACTCAGTGATGCCCTCGATTCCCGTAAGGGCATCCTTACCTCCCGCATGTTTGGCAAACCACTTTATGATCTCGAGCCTATTCAGGAGGCTGTAGCTACATATATCAGTCGCGCCGGGGAAAAACTGCGCGCCCAAAAAAGTGTAGCTTCCTGTATGCATGTCACTCTGATTGGCGACAAATACGACAATCTGAAGGGCAAGTATAAATATAGTGGAGGCCATTTTTTTCAAGTTCCAACCGCTCATACACCTACAATGATCCTGGCTGGACAAGCAATAGCACGATCCATTTTCAAGGCAGATACCAAGTATAAAAAAGCAGCCGTTATGTTGACAGGAATTGTCCCAAATAGCGAAGTACAAATGGATTTATTTGATCCCGAACTGTATACTCAAAAACAATTTCGCTTAATGGATTGCCTCGACCAGATTAATACACGCCATGGCAGGAATACTGCTGCATTTGCAGCCACGGGTCAACACCGGAAGAATAGTGAAGAAGCTCCCTGGAGGATGAATCAAAACTTTCTAAGTAAACGCTATACGACAGAATGGAAGGATATTATGACAGCTAAAACGAAGTAAGGAGCAATGTATCTATAAGGATCTTATTTGATCACTAAGTCTGCAGCTTCTCTGCCAAGTT is a window encoding:
- the umuD gene encoding translesion error-prone DNA polymerase V autoproteolytic subunit translates to MEGLKIYQGGSSKKQRNEVRLSQKAETGFVSPAADHLQKPLDLEELIVHRPAATFYVRAEGNAMQASGVQDGDILVVDRSVHPSDNNIVIAAIEDEPVIRRLVKRGSRLFLISDDSRFEPITIHPDTNWMIWGVVTYVIHRYEI
- a CDS encoding Y-family DNA polymerase yields the protein MILNLENFNNRSSIAYAMIDCNNFYASCERVFNPALEGKPIVILSNNDGCVIARSEEAKALDIPMGAPEFKYRKMFRENKVVIRSSNYPLYGDMSNRVMETLRHLTHDIEVYSIDEAFAEVSTNTYSNLEEYGRYIKEIIYQWTGLPVSVGIAPSKTLAKIANETAKRNINCNGVLSLCNNPGVDHILKNMPLQKVWGIGHGLTVRLNHFEIKTAYDLKQKVDHKRWVRKHLNVTGLRTVLELNGLPCMKLSDALDSRKGILTSRMFGKPLYDLEPIQEAVATYISRAGEKLRAQKSVASCMHVTLIGDKYDNLKGKYKYSGGHFFQVPTAHTPTMILAGQAIARSIFKADTKYKKAAVMLTGIVPNSEVQMDLFDPELYTQKQFRLMDCLDQINTRHGRNTAAFAATGQHRKNSEEAPWRMNQNFLSKRYTTEWKDIMTAKTK